Proteins from a single region of Streptococcus mitis:
- the pyrF gene encoding orotidine-5'-phosphate decarboxylase yields the protein MREHRPVIALDFPSFEAVKEFLALFPAEESLYLKVGMELYYATGPEIVSYLKGLGHSVFLDLKLHDIPNTVKSAMKVLSQLGVDMTNVHAAGGVEMMKAAREGLGSQAKLIAVTQLTSTSEAQMQDFQNIQTSLQESVIHYAKKTAEAGLDGVVCSAQEVQLIKQATNPDFICLTPGIRPQGSAVGDQKRVMTPADAYQIGSDYIVVGRPIIQAENPVAAYHAIKDEWTQDWN from the coding sequence ATGCGAGAACATCGTCCAGTCATTGCTCTTGATTTTCCTAGTTTTGAGGCGGTCAAGGAATTCTTAGCTCTTTTTCCAGCAGAAGAAAGCCTTTATCTTAAGGTAGGGATGGAGCTTTATTACGCAACGGGGCCTGAGATTGTGTCTTACTTGAAAGGCCTGGGGCACAGTGTCTTTTTGGATCTCAAGCTGCATGACATTCCCAATACAGTCAAATCAGCTATGAAGGTCCTGTCTCAGCTTGGTGTGGATATGACAAATGTTCATGCTGCTGGGGGTGTAGAGATGATGAAGGCTGCGCGTGAAGGTCTTGGTAGTCAAGCCAAATTGATAGCTGTCACTCAGCTCACATCAACATCAGAAGCCCAGATGCAGGATTTTCAAAATATCCAAACCAGCCTGCAAGAGTCTGTGATTCATTATGCCAAGAAGACGGCTGAAGCGGGATTAGATGGTGTTGTTTGCTCGGCTCAGGAAGTGCAACTCATCAAGCAGGCCACTAATCCAGATTTTATCTGTCTAACACCGGGCATTCGTCCACAGGGATCTGCTGTTGGAGATCAAAAACGCGTGATGACACCTGCTGATGCCTATCAAATCGGTAGTGACTATATCGTAGTGGGACGTCCTATTATCCAAGCTGAGAATCCTGTTGCAGCTTATCATGCCATCAAGGATGAATGGACACAGGACTGGAATTAA
- a CDS encoding TenA family protein has product METQDYAFEPGLTVGELLKSSQKDWQAAINHRFVKELFAGTIENKVLRDYLIQDYHFFDAFLSMLGACVAHADQLESKLRFTKQLGFLEADEDGYFQKAFKELKVSENDYLEVTLHPVTKAFQDLMYSAVASSDYAHLLIMLVIAEGLYLDWGSKVLALPEAYIHSEWINLHRGPFFAEWVQFLVDELNRVGKGREDLTELQQRWNQAVALELAFFDIGYDA; this is encoded by the coding sequence ATGGAAACACAAGACTATGCATTTGAGCCAGGTTTGACTGTTGGAGAATTATTAAAAAGCAGTCAGAAGGATTGGCAGGCTGCAATCAATCATCGTTTTGTTAAGGAACTTTTTGCGGGGACAATTGAGAATAAGGTCTTAAGAGACTACCTAATTCAAGATTATCACTTCTTTGATGCCTTCTTATCCATGCTGGGTGCTTGCGTAGCCCACGCAGACCAGCTTGAATCCAAGCTTCGTTTTACCAAGCAACTAGGCTTTCTTGAAGCAGACGAAGATGGTTATTTCCAAAAGGCTTTCAAGGAGTTAAAAGTATCTGAGAATGACTATCTAGAAGTAACCTTGCACCCTGTAACAAAAGCGTTTCAGGATCTTATGTATTCGGCAGTGGCTTCATCAGACTATGCTCATCTTTTGATCATGCTGGTCATTGCAGAAGGTCTCTATTTAGACTGGGGTTCTAAAGTTTTGGCTCTACCTGAAGCCTATATTCATTCGGAATGGATCAATCTACATAGAGGTCCTTTCTTTGCAGAGTGGGTTCAATTTCTGGTTGACGAACTCAATCGTGTCGGAAAAGGTCGAGAAGATTTGACAGAACTTCAGCAACGCTGGAATCAAGCAGTCGCTTTAGAATTAGCATTTTTTGATATTGGTTATGATGCCTAG
- a CDS encoding ECF transporter S component translates to MLKKWQLKDVILLAFLSIFFGGVFVGSGYLFDILTLILAPLGLQAFANEILFGLWCMAAPIAAIFVPRVGSATIGEVLAALAEVLYGSQFGLGALLSGLVQGLGSELGFIVTKNRYESWLSLTANSIGITLVSFVYEYIKLGYYAFSLPFVLSLLVVRFISVFFFCTILVRAIVKLYHQFAAGGKS, encoded by the coding sequence ATGTTGAAAAAATGGCAGTTAAAAGATGTTATCTTACTTGCTTTCTTGTCTATCTTTTTTGGTGGCGTTTTTGTGGGTTCAGGCTATCTGTTTGATATCCTCACCCTGATTTTAGCGCCTCTTGGTTTGCAGGCCTTTGCCAATGAAATCCTCTTTGGTCTCTGGTGTATGGCTGCCCCTATTGCTGCCATTTTTGTTCCAAGAGTGGGAAGTGCAACGATTGGAGAAGTGCTAGCTGCGCTTGCTGAAGTCCTTTATGGTAGCCAATTCGGTCTAGGTGCCCTTTTGTCTGGCTTGGTTCAAGGTTTGGGAAGTGAACTTGGTTTTATCGTAACCAAGAATCGCTATGAAAGTTGGCTCTCTCTAACTGCCAATAGTATTGGGATTACGCTTGTTAGCTTTGTCTATGAATACATTAAGTTAGGTTACTACGCCTTCTCCCTTCCTTTTGTTCTTTCCTTGCTTGTAGTACGTTTTATTTCTGTCTTTTTCTTCTGTACCATCTTGGTTCGTGCCATTGTCAAACTCTATCATCAGTTTGCAGCTGGAGGCAAGTCATAG
- the lctO gene encoding L-lactate oxidase, with protein sequence MSYKTSNAEGHVDFINTYDLEPMAQQVIPKAAFGYIASGAEDTFTLRENIRAFNHKLIVPHTLCDVENPSTEIEFAGEKLSSPIIMAPVAAHKLANEQGEVATARGVHEFGSLYTTSSYSTVDLPEITEALQGTPHWFQFYFSKDDGINRHIMDRVKAEGYKAIVLTADATVGGNREVDKRNGFVFPVGMPIVEEYLPEGAGKSMDFVYKSAKQRLSPRDVEFIAEYSGLPVYVKGPQCREDVERSLAAGASGIWVTNHGGRQIDGGPAAFDSLQEVAEAVDKRVPIVFDSGIRRGQHVFKALASGADLVAIGRPVIYGLALGGSVGVRQVFEHLNAELKTVMQLSGTQTIEDVKHFKLRHNPYNPTFPVDPRDLKLY encoded by the coding sequence ATGTCATATAAAACAAGCAATGCAGAAGGTCATGTAGATTTCATCAATACCTATGATTTGGAGCCAATGGCGCAACAAGTTATTCCTAAAGCAGCATTTGGCTATATCGCTAGTGGGGCGGAAGATACTTTCACTTTACGTGAGAATATTCGTGCCTTTAACCACAAACTCATCGTTCCGCATACGCTTTGTGATGTTGAAAATCCAAGTACAGAGATTGAATTTGCAGGTGAAAAATTGTCTTCACCAATCATCATGGCGCCTGTTGCGGCTCATAAATTGGCAAACGAACAGGGTGAAGTGGCGACTGCGCGTGGTGTGCACGAGTTCGGTTCCCTCTATACAACCAGCTCTTACTCTACTGTCGATCTTCCAGAAATTACAGAAGCCCTTCAAGGGACACCTCACTGGTTCCAATTTTACTTTAGTAAAGATGACGGGATTAACCGCCACATCATGGACCGTGTGAAGGCTGAAGGTTATAAAGCGATCGTCTTGACGGCAGATGCTACCGTAGGGGGCAATCGTGAGGTGGACAAGCGTAATGGTTTTGTCTTCCCAGTTGGTATGCCGATTGTTGAGGAATATCTGCCAGAAGGTGCTGGAAAATCAATGGACTTTGTTTACAAATCAGCTAAACAACGCTTGTCTCCACGTGATGTAGAATTTATCGCTGAATACTCAGGACTTCCTGTTTATGTCAAGGGACCACAATGCCGTGAGGACGTTGAACGTTCACTTGCTGCAGGTGCCTCTGGTATCTGGGTAACCAACCACGGTGGTCGCCAAATCGACGGTGGACCAGCTGCCTTCGACTCACTTCAAGAAGTAGCTGAAGCAGTTGATAAACGCGTGCCAATTGTCTTTGATTCAGGTATTCGTCGTGGTCAACACGTCTTTAAAGCCTTGGCTTCAGGAGCAGACTTGGTAGCTATTGGTCGCCCGGTTATCTATGGCTTGGCTCTCGGCGGTAGTGTTGGTGTGCGTCAAGTCTTTGAACACTTGAATGCGGAATTGAAGACAGTTATGCAATTGTCTGGAACTCAGACCATTGAAGATGTCAAACACTTCAAACTCCGTCACAACCCATACAACCCAACCTTCCCAGTTGACCCTCGTGACTTAAAATTGTATTGA
- a CDS encoding UDP-N-acetylglucosamine--N-acetylmuramyl-(pentapeptide) pyrophosphoryl-undecaprenol N-acetylglucosamine transferase, translating to MKKIVFTGGGTVGHVTLNLLLMPKFIEDGWEVHYIGDKRGIEHQEILKSGLDVTFHSIATGKLRRYFSWQNMLDVFKVGWGIVQSLFIMLRLRPQALFSKGGFVSVPPVIAARVSGVPVFIHESDLSMGLANKIAYKFATKMYSTFEQASSLSKVEHVGAVTKVSDQKTPEPDELVDIQTHFNPQLPTVLFVGGSAGARVFNQLVTDHKKELTERYNIINLTGDSSLNELSQNLFRVDYVTNLYQPLMELADIVVTRGGANTIFELLAMAKLHVIVPLGREASRGDQIENAAYFVKKGYAEELQENDLTLDGLEEKLSHLLSHKEDYQAKMKASKELKSLADFYQLLKKDLS from the coding sequence ATGAAAAAAATTGTCTTTACAGGTGGGGGGACGGTTGGACACGTGACCCTTAACCTTTTGTTAATGCCCAAGTTCATCGAAGATGGTTGGGAAGTCCACTATATCGGAGATAAGCGTGGGATCGAACACCAAGAAATCCTCAAGTCGGGTCTAGATGTCACCTTCCATTCCATTGCGACTGGAAAATTGCGTCGCTATTTCTCTTGGCAAAATATGCTGGACGTCTTTAAAGTTGGCTGGGGAATTGTCCAATCGCTCTTTATCATGTTGCGACTTCGTCCACAGGCCCTTTTTTCAAAGGGAGGTTTTGTCTCAGTGCCGCCAGTTATCGCAGCGCGTGTGTCAGGAGTGCCAGTCTTTATTCACGAATCGGACCTATCTATGGGCTTGGCCAATAAAATCGCCTATAAATTTGCGACTAAGATGTATTCAACCTTTGAACAAGCTTCAAGTTTGTCTAAGGTTGAGCATGTGGGAGCAGTGACCAAGGTTTCAGATCAAAAAACTCCAGAACCAGATGAATTGGTGGATATCCAAACCCACTTTAATCCCCAATTGCCAACTGTATTGTTTGTTGGCGGTTCTGCAGGTGCTCGTGTCTTTAACCAATTGGTGACAGACCATAAGAAAGAACTGACAGAGCGCTACAATATTATCAATTTAACTGGAGATTCTAGCCTGAACGAGTTGAGCCAAAATCTTTTTCGTGTTGACTATGTGACAAATCTCTATCAACCCTTAATGGAATTGGCTGATATTGTTGTGACACGAGGCGGTGCCAATACGATTTTTGAGCTCTTGGCGATGGCAAAATTACATGTTATTGTACCACTTGGTCGTGAAGCAAGTCGTGGAGACCAGATTGAGAACGCAGCCTACTTTGTTAAAAAAGGCTATGCAGAAGAGCTTCAAGAAAATGATTTGACCTTGGATGGTTTGGAAGAGAAGCTTTCTCACTTACTAAGTCACAAGGAAGACTATCAAGCCAAGATGAAGGCTTCTAAGGAATTGAAATCTCTAGCAGATTTTTATCAATTGTTGAAAAAAGATTTATCATAA
- a CDS encoding cell division protein FtsQ/DivIB yields MSKDKKKEGKEILEEFKELSEWQKRNQEYLKKKAEEEAALAEEKEKERQARMASKSEKSDATEDQESESDPKDPKSAKEDAKEKVGESEDVKKEVVKEESKSKKTEKEDKRDKKIEKKPVKEKPVKPKIPGVHIWRAISILFLSLILLVVSAYLLSPYATMKDIRVEGTVQTTADDIRQASGIQDSDYTINLLLDKAKYEEQIKSNYWVESAQLVYQFPTKFTIKVKEYDIVAYYVSGESHYPILSSGKVETSAVSLVSLPETYISVLFNDSEQIKAFTSELAQISPELKSAIQKVELAPSKVTSDLIRLTMNDSDEVLVPLSEMSKKLPYYSKIKPQLSEPSVIDMEAGIYSYTVADKVIMEAEEKAKQEAKEAEKKQKEEEKKRLEEQQNKLEEERKKLEEEGNQNQTTRRSSRR; encoded by the coding sequence ATGTCAAAAGATAAGAAAAAAGAGGGCAAAGAAATCCTCGAAGAATTTAAAGAGTTATCAGAATGGCAGAAACGAAACCAAGAATATCTAAAAAAGAAGGCTGAGGAAGAAGCAGCCCTAGCTGAGGAGAAGGAAAAGGAAAGACAAGCTCGAATGGCTTCCAAATCTGAAAAGTCAGATGCAACCGAGGACCAAGAGAGTGAATCTGATCCAAAAGACCCAAAATCAGCTAAGGAAGATGCTAAAGAAAAAGTAGGAGAGTCAGAAGACGTCAAAAAAGAAGTAGTCAAAGAAGAATCAAAGTCTAAAAAGACAGAGAAAGAGGATAAACGGGATAAAAAAATAGAGAAAAAGCCTGTTAAGGAAAAACCGGTCAAACCGAAAATTCCAGGAGTTCATATCTGGCGGGCTATCTCGATTTTGTTTCTCAGTCTGATTTTATTGGTTGTCTCTGCTTATTTGCTTAGTCCTTATGCGACCATGAAGGATATTCGTGTTGAGGGAACAGTGCAAACTACAGCTGATGATATTCGACAGGCTTCAGGCATTCAGGATTCGGATTATACGATTAACCTTCTGCTAGATAAGGCAAAATATGAAGAGCAGATCAAGTCTAATTATTGGGTTGAATCAGCTCAGCTTGTCTATCAATTTCCAACCAAGTTTACTATCAAGGTTAAGGAATACGATATTGTGGCCTACTATGTTTCTGGAGAAAGCCATTATCCAATCCTTTCAAGTGGGAAGGTGGAGACAAGTGCGGTAAGCTTGGTGAGTCTGCCAGAAACTTATATATCAGTTCTTTTTAATGACAGTGAACAAATCAAAGCCTTTACGTCTGAACTTGCTCAAATTAGCCCAGAACTCAAGTCTGCTATCCAAAAGGTGGAACTAGCCCCAAGCAAGGTGACATCAGATTTAATTCGATTGACTATGAATGATTCGGACGAGGTCTTGGTTCCTCTATCTGAAATGAGTAAGAAACTGCCTTACTATAGTAAGATTAAGCCACAATTGTCAGAACCGAGTGTGATTGACATGGAAGCTGGAATTTACAGCTACACAGTGGCGGATAAAGTAATTATGGAAGCTGAGGAAAAAGCCAAACAAGAGGCTAAGGAAGCTGAGAAGAAACAAAAAGAGGAAGAGAAGAAAAGACTGGAAGAACAGCAGAATAAACTAGAAGAGGAAAGGAAAAAGCTGGAGGAAGAGGGCAATCAAAACCAAACGACCCGACGTTCATCGCGTCGCTAG
- a CDS encoding ATP-binding cassette domain-containing protein: MGLELRAIQSPIFSEPLDFTFHEQAFTLLVGSSGSGKSSLFQMIAQVSSLPHSGQVLIDGSEVSQLSIVERVQTVGILFQNPNHQFTMENLFEELVFTLENIGHPVQEIDSKIAEVVQQCRCKEILHRPIHHLSGGEKQKAALAVLFAMNPRVYLLDEPFASIDRKRRIEILEILKELASNGKAVILCDHDLSDYEAYIDHMVELRDGQLRKINQIPASEMTQAVSKEVASSPELFYMDRITCELDKHPLFSIADFTFYQGISCILGDNGVGKSTLFRSILQFQKYKGRITWKGTVLKKKKSLYSDLTGVVQEAEKQFIRASLREELQLDGPDSERNQRILQALQYFDLEQVLDKSPYQLSGGQQKILQLLTILTSKASVILLDEPFAGLDDRACHYFCQWIVEERNQGRSFLIISHRLDPLISVVDYWIEMTSQGLSHVKEVTITKPLTSQSSNTQGEVK, translated from the coding sequence ATGGGCCTGGAACTACGAGCGATTCAGTCTCCAATCTTCTCTGAGCCGCTTGATTTTACTTTTCATGAGCAAGCCTTTACCTTGTTAGTTGGGAGCAGTGGTTCAGGAAAATCCAGTCTCTTTCAAATGATTGCCCAAGTCAGTTCCTTGCCCCATAGTGGTCAAGTCTTGATAGATGGGAGTGAGGTCAGTCAGCTTTCTATCGTCGAACGTGTCCAGACAGTTGGGATTCTCTTTCAAAATCCCAATCATCAATTTACCATGGAGAACTTGTTTGAGGAGCTGGTTTTTACCTTGGAAAATATTGGGCATCCTGTTCAGGAAATTGATTCTAAAATAGCAGAGGTGGTCCAGCAATGTCGCTGCAAGGAAATTTTGCACCGTCCCATCCATCACTTATCAGGTGGGGAAAAGCAAAAAGCTGCTTTGGCTGTTCTCTTTGCCATGAATCCTAGGGTCTATCTCTTGGATGAGCCCTTCGCTTCCATTGACCGCAAGAGAAGAATCGAGATATTGGAGATTCTAAAAGAGTTAGCCTCTAATGGGAAGGCGGTCATCCTGTGCGACCATGATTTGTCTGACTATGAAGCCTATATCGACCATATGGTGGAGCTAAGAGACGGACAACTAAGGAAAATAAATCAAATCCCTGCCTCTGAAATGACACAGGCTGTTTCAAAGGAGGTTGCTTCTAGCCCAGAACTATTCTATATGGACCGAATCACTTGTGAACTGGATAAGCACCCCCTCTTTTCGATTGCGGATTTTACATTCTACCAAGGAATTTCCTGTATCTTGGGTGATAATGGTGTCGGGAAATCAACCCTTTTTCGGTCTATTCTTCAATTTCAAAAGTATAAGGGGCGCATTACCTGGAAGGGGACAGTCCTGAAAAAGAAAAAGAGTTTGTATAGTGACCTGACGGGTGTTGTTCAGGAAGCTGAGAAGCAGTTTATCAGAGCCAGTCTGCGAGAAGAGCTTCAATTAGATGGACCTGATTCTGAAAGAAATCAGCGGATACTCCAAGCTTTACAATATTTTGATTTGGAGCAGGTACTCGATAAGAGTCCCTATCAATTAAGTGGTGGCCAGCAAAAGATTCTTCAGCTCTTGACCATTTTGACCAGCAAGGCTTCTGTGATCTTGCTAGACGAACCTTTTGCTGGTTTGGATGATAGAGCCTGCCATTATTTTTGTCAGTGGATTGTGGAGGAGAGAAACCAAGGAAGAAGTTTTCTGATCATTAGCCATCGTTTAGATCCCTTGATCTCTGTGGTTGATTATTGGATTGAGATGACTAGTCAAGGTCTCAGTCATGTGAAAGAAGTGACAATTACCAAACCACTCACATCTCAGAGTAGCAATACCCAAGGGGAGGTGAAGTAG
- the thiM gene encoding hydroxyethylthiazole kinase, translating into MTSLKLLKEKAPLIICITNDVVKNFTANGLVALGASPAMSEFPADLEDLLKYAGGLLINIGTLTDENWKLYQAALKIAEKYNVPAVLDPVACGAGEYRKKVADDLINNYKLAAIRGNAGEIASLVGINVASKGVDSAGVDNIDEIALAANKKFNIPIVVTGEVDAIAVNGEVVTIHNGSAMMPKVIGTGCLLGAVVASFIGLEKGQELKSLETAMLVYNIAGEMAEKRPNGHLPGTFKVEFINALYEITDEDVKEFKRVK; encoded by the coding sequence ATGACAAGTTTAAAATTATTAAAAGAAAAAGCACCTTTGATCATTTGTATAACCAATGATGTAGTAAAAAATTTCACAGCAAATGGATTAGTAGCACTGGGGGCATCACCAGCCATGAGTGAGTTTCCTGCAGATTTAGAGGATTTGTTAAAGTATGCTGGAGGTTTATTAATAAACATAGGAACATTGACAGATGAAAATTGGAAATTATACCAAGCTGCTCTGAAAATTGCAGAGAAATATAATGTCCCAGCAGTTTTAGATCCTGTAGCCTGTGGAGCAGGAGAATATAGAAAAAAAGTAGCAGATGATCTAATCAATAATTACAAACTGGCAGCGATTAGGGGAAATGCTGGCGAGATTGCCTCTTTAGTAGGAATAAATGTGGCATCTAAAGGAGTAGATAGTGCAGGCGTAGATAATATTGATGAAATTGCTCTAGCAGCAAATAAAAAGTTCAATATTCCAATAGTAGTAACAGGTGAAGTGGATGCCATTGCGGTTAATGGAGAAGTTGTAACGATTCATAATGGTAGTGCCATGATGCCAAAAGTTATTGGGACAGGATGTTTATTAGGTGCTGTAGTAGCAAGCTTTATCGGACTAGAAAAAGGTCAAGAATTGAAATCATTAGAAACAGCAATGTTGGTTTACAATATCGCTGGAGAAATGGCAGAAAAACGTCCAAATGGACATCTTCCTGGAACATTTAAAGTTGAATTTATAAATGCCTTATACGAGATTACAGATGAAGATGTAAAGGAATTCAAAAGAGTGAAGTAA
- the thiE gene encoding thiamine phosphate synthase: MFHKELLKLYFICGTTTCQGKDLYTVVEEALKGGITLFQFREKGEGALEGKEKVELAIKLQDLCRKYNVPFIVNDDIELALEIDADGVHVGQDDIGVDEIRKLMPDKIIGLSIKNEKEFQQSKVEYVDYVGVGPVFDTQSKDDAGGAIGYEGLKLMRKLLPQMPLVAIGGIQTKHIKDIMKTNVDGVSIISAISYAKNIEKTVREMNEQF, translated from the coding sequence ATGTTTCATAAGGAATTATTAAAACTATATTTTATTTGTGGAACGACTACTTGCCAAGGAAAAGATCTATATACAGTCGTTGAGGAAGCCTTAAAAGGTGGTATAACTTTATTTCAATTTCGTGAAAAAGGTGAGGGAGCTTTAGAAGGCAAAGAAAAAGTCGAATTAGCAATTAAACTACAGGATCTTTGTAGAAAATACAATGTTCCGTTTATTGTTAATGATGATATTGAGTTAGCATTGGAAATAGATGCTGACGGCGTACATGTAGGTCAAGACGATATTGGTGTTGATGAAATTAGAAAATTGATGCCAGATAAAATAATTGGTCTTTCTATAAAAAACGAGAAAGAATTTCAACAATCAAAAGTTGAATATGTCGATTATGTTGGTGTTGGTCCTGTATTTGATACCCAGTCAAAGGATGATGCTGGTGGTGCTATAGGTTATGAAGGTCTTAAATTGATGAGAAAACTATTGCCACAAATGCCCTTAGTTGCAATTGGTGGGATACAGACGAAACATATTAAAGACATTATGAAGACCAATGTTGACGGTGTTTCAATCATTTCAGCAATATCGTATGCAAAAAATATAGAAAAAACTGTTCGAGAAATGAATGAACAATTTTAA
- the pyrE gene encoding orotate phosphoribosyltransferase produces the protein MTLAKDIASHLLKIQAVYLKPEEPFTWASGIKSPIYTDNRVTLAYPETRTIIENGFVEAIKEAFPEVEVIAGTATAGIPHGAIIADKMNLPFAYIRSKPKDHGAGNQIEGRVAQGQKMVVVEDLISTGGSVLEAVAAAKHEGADVLGVVAIFSYQLPKADKNFSDAGVKLVTLSNYSELIHLAQEEGYITPEGLDLLKRFKEDQENWQNA, from the coding sequence ATGACACTTGCTAAAGATATCGCTAGCCACCTCTTGAAAATTCAAGCCGTTTACCTCAAACCAGAGGAGCCTTTCACTTGGGCATCTGGTATCAAGTCGCCGATTTACACAGATAACCGTGTAACTCTTGCCTATCCAGAAACTCGTACTATCATTGAAAATGGCTTTGTGGAAGCTATTAAAGAAGCCTTTCCAGAGGTAGAAGTCATTGCAGGAACTGCAACGGCAGGGATTCCACACGGAGCTATTATTGCTGACAAGATGAATTTGCCATTTGCCTATATCCGTAGCAAACCAAAAGACCACGGCGCTGGTAATCAAATCGAAGGCCGGGTAGCTCAAGGTCAAAAAATGGTAGTGGTTGAAGATCTTATTTCAACAGGTGGTTCTGTTCTTGAAGCAGTAGCAGCCGCTAAACACGAAGGAGCAGATGTGCTTGGTGTTGTGGCAATTTTTAGCTATCAACTGCCAAAAGCAGATAAGAACTTCTCAGACGCAGGTGTCAAACTTGTGACGCTTTCTAACTACAGTGAACTCATCCACCTAGCCCAAGAAGAAGGTTACATCACACCAGAAGGCCTCGACCTTCTAAAACGATTTAAAGAAGACCAAGAAAATTGGCAAAACGCCTAA